One window of the Bradyrhizobium sp. NP1 genome contains the following:
- a CDS encoding acyl-CoA dehydrogenase family protein: MNSPFYTAEHEAYREVVRRFVEREIEPFAHQWDEAGEFPRALYEKAAGIGLLGLGFPEEYGGTPADQFMKIVASQELARAGAGGVNASLMSHTIGSPPIARAARPEIKARVLPQVLSGRKISALAITEPGGGSDVANLRTRARRDGDHYVVSGEKTFITSGMRADYITVAVRTGGQGAGGVSLLLIEGDTPGLSRTKLKKMGWWASDTATLHFDDCRVPAENLIGEEGHGFRLIMQNFNSERIGMAASCTAYARVCLEEAIAYAKERKTFGKPIAQHQVIRHKLVDMAQRVAASQAMLEMLAWRLEQGESPVAEICMMKNQATQTMAFCASEAVQIFGGAGFMRGVKVERIYREVKVNAIGGGTEEIMKDLASRQMGL, from the coding sequence ATGAACAGCCCGTTTTATACCGCCGAGCACGAGGCCTATCGCGAGGTGGTGCGCCGTTTCGTGGAGCGGGAGATCGAGCCCTTTGCCCATCAATGGGACGAGGCCGGCGAATTCCCGCGCGCGCTCTACGAAAAGGCCGCCGGAATCGGCTTGCTGGGCCTCGGCTTTCCCGAGGAATATGGCGGCACGCCCGCCGACCAGTTCATGAAGATCGTAGCTTCCCAGGAACTGGCCCGCGCCGGTGCGGGAGGGGTCAATGCCAGCCTGATGAGCCACACCATCGGCTCGCCGCCGATCGCGCGCGCGGCCCGGCCTGAGATCAAGGCGCGGGTGCTGCCGCAGGTGCTCTCCGGCCGGAAGATCTCCGCGCTCGCGATCACCGAGCCCGGCGGCGGCTCTGATGTTGCGAACCTGCGCACCCGCGCCCGCCGCGACGGCGACCACTATGTCGTCTCGGGCGAGAAGACCTTCATCACCTCAGGCATGCGCGCCGACTATATCACGGTCGCGGTGCGGACCGGCGGCCAAGGCGCCGGCGGCGTCAGCCTGCTCCTGATCGAGGGGGACACCCCGGGCCTGTCACGCACCAAGCTGAAGAAGATGGGCTGGTGGGCCTCGGATACGGCAACGCTGCATTTCGACGACTGCCGCGTGCCGGCCGAAAACCTGATCGGCGAGGAGGGGCACGGCTTCAGGCTGATCATGCAGAACTTCAACAGCGAGCGCATCGGCATGGCGGCGAGCTGCACCGCCTATGCCCGCGTCTGCCTCGAAGAAGCGATCGCCTATGCGAAGGAACGCAAGACCTTTGGCAAGCCGATCGCGCAGCACCAGGTGATCCGCCACAAGCTGGTCGACATGGCGCAGCGCGTGGCGGCGTCGCAGGCGATGCTGGAAATGCTGGCCTGGCGGCTGGAGCAGGGCGAAAGCCCGGTTGCGGAAATCTGCATGATGAAGAACCAGGCGACGCAGACGATGGCGTTCTGCGCCTCGGAAGCGGTGCAGATCTTTGGCGGCGCCGGCTTCATGCGCGGCGTCAAGGTCGAGCGCATCTACCGCGAGGTCAAGGTCAATGCGATCGGCGGCGGCACCGAGGAGATCATGAAGGATCTGGCCTCAAGGCAGATGGGCTTGTGA
- a CDS encoding glutathione S-transferase family protein gives MITLYHCHAARSFRPLWMLEEMGLAYELKMLPFPPRVFAKDYLAINPLGTIPYMIDGETRMTESSGICHYLGTRHGPTPLIVGLDEPAYGTFLNWMYFSDATLTFPQTLVLRYAQLEPEERRNPQVAADYAKWFQGRLRAVETAIANAETLCAGRFTAADIVIGYALRLAENIGLSSDFGPNVAAYWGRLQARDGFVRAVAAERRAGAEQNVKPWRER, from the coding sequence ATGATCACGCTTTACCATTGCCATGCGGCGCGCTCGTTTCGTCCGCTCTGGATGCTGGAGGAGATGGGGCTCGCCTACGAGCTCAAAATGCTGCCGTTTCCGCCGCGGGTGTTCGCCAAGGATTATCTCGCCATCAACCCGCTCGGCACCATCCCCTACATGATCGACGGCGAGACCCGCATGACGGAGTCGTCGGGCATCTGCCATTATCTCGGCACCCGGCATGGTCCGACGCCGCTGATCGTCGGCCTCGATGAGCCCGCCTATGGCACCTTCCTGAACTGGATGTATTTTTCGGATGCGACACTGACCTTTCCGCAGACGCTGGTGCTGCGCTACGCCCAGCTCGAGCCCGAGGAACGCCGCAATCCGCAGGTCGCTGCCGACTACGCCAAATGGTTCCAGGGCCGGCTGCGCGCGGTGGAAACGGCCATCGCCAATGCCGAGACGCTGTGCGCCGGCCGCTTCACCGCTGCCGACATCGTGATCGGCTACGCATTGCGTCTCGCGGAAAATATCGGCCTTTCCAGTGATTTCGGCCCAAATGTCGCGGCCTATTGGGGCCGCCTGCAGGCGCGCGACGGTTTTGTGCGGGCGGTTGCGGCCGAACGCCGCGCAGGCGCCGAGCAGAACGTGAAACCGTGGCGGGAGCGCTGA